ataattgcattaattaatctaaattacattaaacttacagtagctaacagtttacattagcttgtagtttactgcatgtaacattagctcattgtccagtagcttctagctttcaaacaaatgcggtgcaaaatatgatcagcaacTACAACAAGGTAAACACTACCAGCTAATGAAGGTTGCCACAGGTAATATGATATGCAgtaaactgtaagtgagaaaggTTAAATAGTACTGTAAACGCACAAGCTACAAGGCTACAACCAACATAAGAGCTAGGTGTAGCTAAGTGTGTTAAATGATCAACAGTCAGTTAAGACCATAAACTACACCACTACACATTTACATGAAGTACCTTCATGTTACAGTATGCTAAAATATACTTgtgatacaattctaatcttaccaggacagtttggataactactggactaacctaaagctttctctttctgtctgcagCCTGGAAGCAACACCATAATCGGCAGCTGAGTCTGATCGTCGCTTCGTGTTgaatatacttgtgtacagtatatagtcatgtttgaataaatgttataaaaaagATACACGTTTCGTTAATGTCTTTTAAGAGCTTGTATACCTAACTAGTTATTAAAACAGGTAACATCTGAGTATAATTATTCAGCTAGAAGTTTCCTGTCTCCAGGTCACAATTTGATGGAAAGATAGACATTGAAAAACTgttaacattatatatatacacacaaaagacacagacaaatcagttaatttgatgcatttattttttgaatagCAATCTCTAATATAGCAAATAATCTATTCAACATCTTttgctttccctctcctcctcatctctcccttctGGTGATGGTAGTGCAGCCTCCGTTTGTTCCTTAgtccctgttaaaagacagcagCAAATACAAGACAAATGTTTACCGTTATGAATTCACATGGGAAACTACTTATACATTTTAGCTTTCATTTAATGTTGCTAGTGAAGTAAACAAGGTGCAACTTTACTTCCCATcctgcagctacaactgataaacacacatttctaagtCACTGCTAACGTCACGCATATACAGTAACCGCTtataaaaagagatgaaaatgccaccggacattaaactttacaaacacaaatggcacaaaaaACAGCGACCCAGCTAACAGCCTTGTGTTAAATGATTAGCATGGGTGTGTTCACTTATGCTTAGCAGGCAAGGCCACAACGTTAGCTAGGTGCACTTTATGGCTTTAAGAGCCgacaacataaacacattttaagagaACTTACCCGAATGAATATGCAGAGAACACACTCCCATCGACTGGGAGATTAGGTCAAAAGTAAAGTCCTTTCTTCTAATTGCAGCCACCAGATAAATCCGACGTCTCTAGAATAAAGACCTCCACAACCAACATAAACAATGAACGTGAGCAGTTCAAAATGGAGGAAGGGGGATCTCTGGGGGCGGGGCGCTGTGCCGTGACAACACCTCCTCATTCTCAATTGGCTAATAAGTAAACAATCCCCCACGTGGGGTGCGttcttgtgattggctaaaacaagggagatatctgattggttgcagatcattccctgtttaaaaaaatgcatttgtgagtTGAGCCATGTCAGGGGAGtctcaaaattcacacacaaatgcaaaagaagTTTACAGACCGCAAGCAGTTTGTAAATCAAGATATATTTGTGTatgcatcagaaatacatttctgaatcttgtcctgtgcatttctgaatcttgtgtgcatttgtaaattttgtttgcatttctgaattgtgtgtgcatttatgaattttgtgtgcatttgtaaattttgtttgcatttatgaattttgtgtgcatttgtgaattttgtatgcatttgtgaatcttctgtgctttataaattttgtgtgtgtatttgtgaattttgtgtgcatttgtgtatcctgtgtgtatttatgaatcatgtgtgtgcatgtatgaatcctgtgtgtgcatgtgtgaatgtagtgtgtgcatttatctttattgagactgttctagctccataCAGGGGCACTCTGGCAGCTTTTGGCATTTACTGACTGGCCAAATCCTAGCCTATTGAAGTAATTCAATAAAatgaatggaaaaacaaaaaagtagagctttaaaaaaatcctaaaaaccACTTATGGCAGCTGACCTGTAGCCTAAATGACAACAAACCATGCATGCATGTCACAAGTGTGACAGGTAACTGATCATGCTTTATGCTTTTCACTTTACTCAACCCATAAGCATATGTGTAAGGATTCAATGGGTTTTATCATTTATTCGATGtataacattttcaaaaactCACATTTTATGGGCATTCGTGTTAGCGTTTACCATCGGGCCCGACTTCAGTTCAGGAGCAATAGTATCTTCCGATCCTGACCGAGGGAACTCCTCTCCGGGTTTTGCCAACGCCCACACCTTCAGACGTTGTGATTGGTTTTCTGTTTTGGTCAGGCGATGGTGCGGGGTGTGTGGGCGGTGCTTCGGATGGTGTCCTGCGAGGGAGCCGCTGTGCTGAAATCAAACGTACCTGGCGCTGGAAGAGTTGCTACACCGCGACACGGATCTATTTACACACCTATTACTTACTGCTGCAGAGCTATATCAAGGTAAGGTAGCACTCTATAGGTTTCTAAAAACAGCTTCAAGTCATGGTTTGAGGTTTTAAAGAAGGCGAAGCCAGAGATAAGCCTGTTGTTGACCCTAAGCTGAGGAATGATGTTTGTCTGTGCTATTGATAGCTCAGCTCTACTGACTGTCTCTTTGGTTAGTAAGGAAACAATAGTCATGCCAAATTATACTTTACAAAGTCTTGCACTTCATGTGGCTTTGCGTATTGGTTAAAGTACAAACTTTCAAAATAGCAACGGAAAGCCTGAGGATATTCTCTTCAACAACTTAAGCAAGCTGCACTtaatgctataaaaaaaagctaGTAAGCCGTAGGCTTTTTGGTCAAGTACTACCTACCGTGTTCAGAATGTCATATTAAAAGTGCACAGCTTCTGTTTGGAAGTGAATACGCACTGGGCCTAACTGTTGTTTGCCTGCTCCTCTTCCTGTGCCCTGCAGTGAGGTGAGACCGTCTGCAGTCAGAATGCCCAAGATAACCACAGATCACCTGGACGAGAAGCAGGTACAGCTGCTGTCCGAGATGTGCATCCTCATCGACGAGAACGACCACAAGATTGGAGCGGACACGAAGAAAAACTGCCACCTCAACTCCAACATTGACAacggtacctgtctgtctagtAGTTGAACTGTACACACCTGTCTCGCCTCTAGTAGCTTAAACATAAATTGTTTGCTCGTTTCACCAGGTTTATTACACAGAGCTTTCAGCGTGTTCATTTTCAACAGTGAGGAGAAGCTGCTCTTACAACAGAGGTCTGATGCCAAAATCACTTTTCCAGGTCAGTGacaaatcatcatcatcagtttaACCAATATCCTAAATCCCTTGTGATCCACCGCGATACACGAGGTATATCTCACTTTCCTTAAATTGCATcgctcctccacttgcctcccttccttgcGTCTTAGTCCGTCCCACCTAGGAAGCACGGGAGTGACGcgaggaaatcatgggaggggggaggaaacgagaaaatgtgtttttagagggGTGAGACGTCCTGCACGGCTTcagggaaggctgctctcgtgtatcctcgctTATAGCTCCTCTGTGGTCCCTCCTCAATCCTCCCTCCTAGTTGAAGACATAAGAGCTTTAGGATGGCCTTCACGAAGGAGGGACAGAGCAACTGTTCAGCCGAGGatcgaggagctatcaaataagggatgtgagatggtgtcacaCGTAGCATAGCAAGTGAACAAAACACTTCCGGCATTGGCACTGTGTTTAACCATCCCCtgcgtccgtgtgtgtgtgcccaggCTGTTTCACAAACACATGTTGCAGTCACCCTTTACACACAGAGAGTGAGCTGGAGGAGAAGGAAGCAATAGGAGTGAGGAGAGCTGCTCAGAGGAGACTCAAAGCTGAACTGGGTATCCCTATGGAAcaggtattgtgtgtgtgtgtgtgtgtgtgtgtgtgtgtgtgtgtgtgtgtgtgtgtgtgtgtgtgtgtgtgtgtgtgtgtgtgtgtgtgtgtgtgtgtgtgtgtgtgtgtgtgtgtgtgtgtgtgtgtgtgtgtgtgtgtgtgtgtgtgtgtgtgtgtgtgtgtgtgtgtgtgtgtgtgtgtgttgaagtccCGGCTTCTGCACTTAATGGAGGATTATTGAGGATTGGGGAGAATCTTTTCTTGCGTCTGATCTCCTCTGCCTTCCTGTTGCTCCACAGGTGACACCAGATGAGATGACGTACCTGACAAGGATCCACTACAAGGCCCAGTCAGACGGTGTGTGGGGAGAACATGAGATTGACTACATCCTCTTCATGCAGAAGGTAGCGCTGTACTCTGTTGGACTTACAGCTGAGTTACATTAGGATTTGGGATGTATCTGGCCCCGGTTTGTGCCTCTTAAGCTTGCATTATGGTTCTGCGTTGGATCTACCTAGTAATGTAACTACACGCCGAGGCAACGCAGACCGCTGTGATTGGTCTGCTTGGCTGGGCTTGGTAGCGTCGCATTTCCTCTACTGATTTCTGGGTTCTcgggagagggttaacttttttCATGCTACAGCTTTCCgcggtcagaaagcacaggggagacactttgtttctccgtCTGCTCTGCCGGAGTCAGTACTCACTCCGAAGCTAATCCCTGtcactctctccctcgctctaacacactccccacgcacacacaccggctctgctattctcttaaagagatacgCTAGAACGACGCagacacaccagcgcacaagtacaAATCCTCACAACAGCggaggccacttacgtaggctacagcgTAGACTCTGCATAGAGCCTACGCTACTACATACTACTATAAATCAGCCTTTATTGTTTTATCACTACATTCAAGTCATAGAGATAGGCACCAGTTTTTCTGAAAAATGAATACCCGGCAATCTGTGAAAAACTCTTTACAAGGATCTTTAACCTTCTTCTCAAGTTGCTACTTTATTTCCTATCTGGGTAACCAGACATAATATCTCCTTGCTGGTTTtatacaacacaaaaaaatataaacttgTTATTTTGGTTCACCCTTATACAAATACCATCTACATTTGGCTGTGGATACCTTACATTATGGACaataacatctttttttttattttattttttttatgtttctccGAAGGACGTGGAGTTGAATCCAGACCCCAATGAGATTAAAAGCCACTGCTATGTGAGCaaggaggagatgaaggagatgtTAGAGAAGGCCAAGCGCAAAGAACTGGAGATCACACCCTGGTTCAGTCTCATTGCAGAGACCTTCCTGTTCCAGTGGTGGGACAACCTGCAGAACCTCAAGCAGTTCATGGATCACAACAATATCCACCGCATGTAACCAAAACCAGGATTGGGCTCTACCTTCAGTCATTTCAAACTAAAGGTTTAAGGTTAAGCTGCTAGAGACCCCTGACACTCTGAGGTGCATTCATCTACACGAGTTAATGCAAGGAGGGCTGTTAGGGTGACTCCCAGTATTTATGTAGTATTAAGAAAACATATACATCAGGTAGTCTGATAAGATGCACACTAAAGACATTCAACATCTTATTTTATTAGGAAGAAAAATGCAATCTTGTTATTAACAACTTAATGAAGAGAATAGcctatttttatataaaaacataaagtgCCTGAGTACAGGTCACTAGGTTAAGAAGAATAGTGTCTCCAAGTACTGAGGTGATGTCACAACTACTGTCAATTTTGTATATTGTCGACAATATCAGTGAACAAGCTTTGTCTTTGCACTCTTTTACACAATAAAGTGTTGTCATTGGAAACTTAAAGAAACTTTAttcgtcacatacacacagtacaatgtagtgaaattgaatcactgcatttaacccatcttAAGTATTAGGATGCAGAGGACAGCTATACATACAGCATctggggagcaacttggggttcagtgtcttgctcagccacactttgacatgtggacGGAGGAGCCTGGGATCAAACCGCCAATATTGTGGGTGAGGGGCGACCACTCTACCTCTGAGCTTCAAGCCACCCTGGCAGTAGACGGCTGTATTTTGCATTGGATGGCTCTGATTTGGAAAGTCAGGAAGACCCGTATGATTAAATCATTTTATCCCCCATTTAAGTTAGCAGAATGCTAAACTGGAAGTAGCGGGCGAAAGTTTATGGGCCCCATAGTCAAGAAGGATAAGGGTAATTAGAGGAGATTGCACACGTCATATCATTGGGGTACAACACAGGCGCAGTAAAATCTGGTCTGCTCTTGCCAAAAGGCTCAATAGCTGGCGCACTCTTCAGTTACAATGTTGCAGGCTTAATATTACAGGGGCATCACTGTAGGAAATAGTTGAGTAAGGCAACCAGCTGCAAAGtattttttgaatatatttaaGGGACAATGTGTGCCAATTTAGGTTAAGAAGTTTGCACAAAGTGTTACCTTAAGTTCAAAAACGTAATACTGTTTAGATCTACAGATGAACTTGTGaatacttgcatttttttttttccaagagaACCTTTCTTTTACCTACAAATGTTTTGTTACCTCACTTCACTGCACATTAGTTGAGTAtatcaactcagagttcaggaTTAGGCTCAGAGTTTATTAAAGGTCTCATATGGTTCAAGTGagatttcaatgttttttcaaCACAAAAGCCCTTTTAACACAATgagttacatttatatctaaataaaaaccaaaatacaagttagaacctgaaaatgagcatgggAGCACTATGGGACCTCTAAAGTTGTACCCATTAGGCCACTGCAGCTTTCTACAACTTCACattatcaaacaaataaaaaataaaaaaacaatcacattGTATCTTTTGTAAATTCATATGCTGCAGTTATCCCAATGACCACAAGTAAAGTTAACTTTTGGTCATTTCTGTTAGGTACACACTGTTGGTAGATATAATATACAAAGGGCAgtagacattttctttttttttttaaaaaggtgttaaaTTAAGGTCAAGttcaatttgtatttattaagaTGTTTTATTAGCAAGCTTATGTTGATAAGGCACATTGCCCATTTCTATCTGAGCACTAAAGCGGATATATGAGACATAATTTTTTACAGCTTGTCTTGTACAAccatataaaaacaattaaaaaaataataaacacttGCACTAAACATGCATAGATTTCAATAAGCAGTACTGTATAGTTTCTATGGTGAAAGCATGTTTAATACtcgtgtgcatatatatatatatatatatataaacagagaTTAAGTCAACAGCCATATCATTGGAATAGAAACGTGTTAGTCCTTGTCCAGGGAACTACCCAACGGTGTCTTTGAAGGGAAAATAACCAAAAGTAACTGGCACAATGGTAGACCACAGTAAAACATACACAAGTGATAAGACTGGCACAAAACAAGCACATCTGACACTACTACAATGAGACTTTCTAGTTATTTCAAGATTACGGATTTATACTTAAGGTATAAATAGCTCTGAGTTTACTGGATTTATTACCCACACACAGAATTTAGTATTTCATTGAGTAAAACATTACTATAGGTAAGTGCATAGGAAAGCATGTGCGTCAAACATTAATGCAAATAAATTATCTGTGCCAAAACAGCAACAACGCTACTTGGCTACATGTACATAATTATGCTTCCTCCATTATGCTTTCACTGAGGATGTAAACCTCATATATGGGGTAGAGCTGTCTGTCTTCTTCTGTAATactattcaaatataatttttttgatATTCAAATAATAGTTGAATATTTATGCTCAAACGCAGCCTGTTATAAATATGTACTACgctactcaggcttatgcattgtcaatgccgctataagcatgtggttgttgttacacgttctgtccactagagggaccgCCAACAttagcctggccttgaaggggagCTACGTCATGGCGCATTACATTTCTGGCACACCGCTcggtttacattcatttcccaCCGCGAGCACACAGTGACAAACACatatcaacagagaactctgtaatgaaacacTATATAAGAAGTGTagtgaagcggctctgttgtaaaggctaacaatgcccggttagcacaatgacattaTGTTAGTAAGCGCAGCCGAAACCAATTTTCATAAACTAAGTAACAATATGAGTCACCTCACCGTTTATTGGTGCCATGATTAAAAGATCATCTTTGTTATCTTGTGTAAAAGTCTTTTACATAACTATTGTAACTTCATGTTGGCATAAAAATAAACTGCACACTCCTATGatgcattaaaagaaaaaactagCAGAAGCAGTGCAGTGTTACTGCAATGACAATTATTTTGATTTACTGTATCTTGTTTCAGTTAGTACTACAGAAACAACGAATGCTTCCTTGTTTATCTcgaatacttaaaaaaaaaaaaaaaaaactattattaaaAGTGCAATTCCCTGCCTATCAAATTTATCTATCAAAAATGATGGATGGAATGATTACTTTGTTTATTTTCAGGTTGCAGTAGCACTAAATAAAAGCTAAAATGAGCACACATCAATATTAATATTGTTGGCATAGTGTGGAGTGCTTACTTTTGCTGTATTGTGTGTGGTTTGGGTGGCTATCTTTGACTAAGCTGCATGCTGGTAGGAAGGACATTTGTCTAATTGAGTGATGAGAT
The genomic region above belongs to Perca flavescens isolate YP-PL-M2 chromosome 22, PFLA_1.0, whole genome shotgun sequence and contains:
- the idi1 gene encoding isopentenyl-diphosphate Delta-isomerase 1, whose product is MVRGVWAVLRMVSCEGAAVLKSNVPGAGRVATPRHGSIYTPITYCCRAISSEVRPSAVRMPKITTDHLDEKQVQLLSEMCILIDENDHKIGADTKKNCHLNSNIDNGLLHRAFSVFIFNSEEKLLLQQRSDAKITFPGCFTNTCCSHPLHTESELEEKEAIGVRRAAQRRLKAELGIPMEQVTPDEMTYLTRIHYKAQSDGVWGEHEIDYILFMQKDVELNPDPNEIKSHCYVSKEEMKEMLEKAKRKELEITPWFSLIAETFLFQWWDNLQNLKQFMDHNNIHRM